One segment of Rosa chinensis cultivar Old Blush chromosome 6, RchiOBHm-V2, whole genome shotgun sequence DNA contains the following:
- the LOC112169749 gene encoding probable protein phosphatase 2C 27, which yields MAAGTDTPSSLSMLDGSYRKNVTVTKDEKSNTFENMKQSNIGKPPRHLSAIRNSVSSAQLAPATEVEFDSGIVSSKSSSDSNSPFVPVFRSGSCSEIGSKQFMEDEHICIDNILEHLGSTADFPSPGAFYGVFDGHGGTDAASYIRENILRFIVEDSHFPFCAKQAIKSAFLKADHAFADNGTLDSSSGTTALTALIFGRTMLVANAGDCRAVLGRRGRAVELSKDHKPNCASERVRIEELGGMVYDGYLNGQLSVARALGDWHMKGSKGSSCPLSAEPELEETILSEEDEFLIIGCDGLWDVMSSQCAVTIARKELMLHNDPERCSRELVREALKRDTRDNLTVVVVCFSPEPPPKIEIPKFKFKRSISAEGLNLVQEVLDSNV from the exons atggcTGCAGGGACAGATACCCCATCTTCACTTTCCATGTTAGATGGCAGTTACAGAAAGAACGTAACTGTTACAAAGGACGAGAAATCAAATACTTTTGAGAACATGAAGCAATCTAACATCGGCAAACCTCCTAGGCATCTTTCAGCTATTAGGAACAGTGTCAGCTCTGCCCAGTTGGCTCCTGCAACTGAAGTG GAGTTCGATAGTGGAATTGTTAGCTCAAAATCCTCCTCAGATAGTAATTCACCATTTGTACCTGTTTTTCGGTCTGGAAGCTGTTCAGAGATTggatcaaaacaatttatggagGATGAGCATATTTGTATAGACAATATTCTTGAACATCTAGGATCTACTGCAGACTTTCCTTCTCCTGGAGCTTTCTATGGG GTTTTTGATGGCCATGGTGGTACAGATGCAGCTTCTTATATCAGAGAGAATATTTTGAGGTTTATAGTGGAGGATTCACATTTCCCTTTTTGTGCTAAGCAAGCTATTAAGAGTGCTTTTTTAAAGGCTGACCATGCTTTTGCTGATAATGGTACTCTTGATAGTTCCTCTGGTACCACTGCACTTACTGCCCTTATCTTTGGAAG GACCATGCTGGTTGCCAATGCTGGAGATTGTCGAGCTGTTCTGGGAAGAAGAGGCAGGGCAGTGGAACTTTCCAAAGACCATAAACCAAATTGTGCTTCAGAAAGAGTAAGAATTGAAGAACTGGGAGGCATGGTGTATGATGGATACCTCAACGGCCAATTGTCAGTGGCACGAGCACTTGGAGATTGGCACATGAAAGGGTCCAAAGGTTCCTCTTGTCCCTTGAGTGCAGAACCAGAGCTTGAGGAGACAATTCTGAGTGAGGAAGATGAGTTCTTGATCATAGGCTGTGATGGGCTATGGGATGTGATGAGCAGCCAGTGTGCCGTCACAATTGCAAGGAAAGAATTGATGCTTCACAATGATCCTGAAAGATGCTCCAGAGAGCTAGTTAGGGAAGCTCTCAAGCGCGATACACGTGATAACTTGACCGTTGTAGTGGTATGCTTCTCCCCAGAACCACCGCCTAAGATTGAGATCCCAAAGTTCAAGTTCAAGAGGAGTATATCAGCAGAAGGTCTGAATCTTGTGCAGGAAGTACTAGATAGTAATGTATGA
- the LOC112174881 gene encoding probable anion transporter 5 isoform X1, producing the protein MLKVMLLSQINSYQSMLIKYFPKRYMIVTLTFISTCICYIERVGFSIAYTAAADASGISQSNKGTILSTFYYGYACSQIPGGWAAQKFGGRSVLLISFVSWSLTYAFVPLDPKNVKTMVLARLLVGVAQGFMFPSIHSVLAQWVPQNERSRSVSLTTSGMYLGAAAGMLVVPTLVKLTSPQFVFLGEATLGTIWSVLWLNYASEPPIQLSKQNGAFPNSTRKTKIPWKSIFRSLPIWAIVVNNFTFHYALYVMMNWLPTYFEQGLKLSLQEMGTYKMVPYFNMFMFSNIGGFVADYLITKRLMSVTRTRKFLNTLGFMVASIALMALPKFRTSIGAVICSSFALGFLALGRAGFAVNHMDIAPRYAGIVMGVSNTAGTLAGIIGVDLTGKLLEASRSAHDSDLSSPESWTSVFMIPGVLCIFSSIWFLIFSTGERIFD; encoded by the coding sequence ATGCTCAAAGTTATGCTACTTTCTCAGATTAATTCATACCAAAGTATGTTGATAAAATATTTTCCCAAGCGTTACATGATTGTAACTCTAACTTTCATCAGCACATGCATTTGCTACATAGAACGTGTAGGATTTTCGATTGCATACACCGCTGCAGCAGATGCTTCCGGTATAAGTCAATCAAACAAAGGCACCATTCTCTCTACATTCTATTATGGCTATGCCTGTTCACAGATTCCTGGAGGTTGGGCTGCTCAAAAGTTTGGAGGAAGGTCTGTTCTCCTCATCTCATTTGTTTCATGGTCCTTAACATATGCTTTTGTCCCTCTGGACCCTAAAAATGTTAAAACTATGGTTTTGGCTCGGTTGCTTGTTGGTGTGGCACAGGGGTTCATGTTCCCTTCCATCCACTCTGTTCTCGCTCAATGGGTTCCACAAAATGAGAGGTCCAGATCAGTTTCCCTCACAACTTCTGGGATGTACCTTGGTGCAGCTGCAGGTATGCTTGTGGTTCCAACCCTAGTGAAGTTGACAAGCCCCCAATTTGTGTTTTTGGGTGAAGCAACTTTAGGGACTATTTGGTCAGTGCTTTGGTTAAACTATGCTAGTGAACCACCAATTCAATTGTCTAAGCAAAATGGAGCATTTCCTAATTCTACTAGAAAAACCAAAATTCCATGGAAGAGTATTTTTAGAAGCTTACCTATTTGGGCTATTGTGGTGAACAATTTCACTTTCCACTATGCTTTGTATGTCATGATGAATTGGCTTCCAACATACTTTGAACAAGGCCTGAAGCTTAGTCTTCAAGAAATGGGGACTTACAAAATGGTGCCTTATTTCAACATGTTCATGTTCTCAAACATTGGTGGATTTGTAGCTGATTATTTAATCACAAAAAGGCTCATGTCTGTGACTAGAACTAGAAAGTTCTTGAACACTTTAGGGTTCATGGTTGCTTCTATTGCATTGATGGCACTGCCCAAATTCAGAACTTCAATTGGGGCTGTGATTTGTTCTTCATTTGCACTTGGGTTTTTGGCTTTAGGCAGAGCTGGGTTTGCAGTGAATCACATGGACATTGCTCCAAGGTATGCAGGAATTGTGATGGGTGTGTCTAACACAGCTGGTACATTAGCTGGGATAATTGGGGTTGATCTCACTGGGAAACTTTTAGAAGCTTCTAGATCTGCTCATGATTCGGATCTTTCGAGTCCAGAAAGCTGGACATCAGTTTTCATGATTCCTGGGGTGCTTTGCATTTTCAGCTCAATCTGGTTTTTGATCTTCTCAACTGGTGAGAGGATTTTTGACTGA
- the LOC112174881 gene encoding probable anion transporter 5 isoform X2 has protein sequence MHLLHRTCRIFDCIHRCSRCFRYKSIKQRHHSLYILLWLCLFTDSWRLGCSKVWRKGFMFPSIHSVLAQWVPQNERSRSVSLTTSGMYLGAAAGMLVVPTLVKLTSPQFVFLGEATLGTIWSVLWLNYASEPPIQLSKQNGAFPNSTRKTKIPWKSIFRSLPIWAIVVNNFTFHYALYVMMNWLPTYFEQGLKLSLQEMGTYKMVPYFNMFMFSNIGGFVADYLITKRLMSVTRTRKFLNTLGFMVASIALMALPKFRTSIGAVICSSFALGFLALGRAGFAVNHMDIAPRYAGIVMGVSNTAGTLAGIIGVDLTGKLLEASRSAHDSDLSSPESWTSVFMIPGVLCIFSSIWFLIFSTGERIFD, from the exons ATGCATTTGCTACATAGAACGTGTAGGATTTTCGATTGCATACACCGCTGCAGCAGATGCTTCCGGTATAAGTCAATCAAACAAAGGCACCATTCTCTCTACATTCTATTATGGCTATGCCTGTTCACAGATTCCTGGAGGTTGGGCTGCTCAAAAGTTTGGAGGAAG GGGTTCATGTTCCCTTCCATCCACTCTGTTCTCGCTCAATGGGTTCCACAAAATGAGAGGTCCAGATCAGTTTCCCTCACAACTTCTGGGATGTACCTTGGTGCAGCTGCAGGTATGCTTGTGGTTCCAACCCTAGTGAAGTTGACAAGCCCCCAATTTGTGTTTTTGGGTGAAGCAACTTTAGGGACTATTTGGTCAGTGCTTTGGTTAAACTATGCTAGTGAACCACCAATTCAATTGTCTAAGCAAAATGGAGCATTTCCTAATTCTACTAGAAAAACCAAAATTCCATGGAAGAGTATTTTTAGAAGCTTACCTATTTGGGCTATTGTGGTGAACAATTTCACTTTCCACTATGCTTTGTATGTCATGATGAATTGGCTTCCAACATACTTTGAACAAGGCCTGAAGCTTAGTCTTCAAGAAATGGGGACTTACAAAATGGTGCCTTATTTCAACATGTTCATGTTCTCAAACATTGGTGGATTTGTAGCTGATTATTTAATCACAAAAAGGCTCATGTCTGTGACTAGAACTAGAAAGTTCTTGAACACTTTAGGGTTCATGGTTGCTTCTATTGCATTGATGGCACTGCCCAAATTCAGAACTTCAATTGGGGCTGTGATTTGTTCTTCATTTGCACTTGGGTTTTTGGCTTTAGGCAGAGCTGGGTTTGCAGTGAATCACATGGACATTGCTCCAAGGTATGCAGGAATTGTGATGGGTGTGTCTAACACAGCTGGTACATTAGCTGGGATAATTGGGGTTGATCTCACTGGGAAACTTTTAGAAGCTTCTAGATCTGCTCATGATTCGGATCTTTCGAGTCCAGAAAGCTGGACATCAGTTTTCATGATTCCTGGGGTGCTTTGCATTTTCAGCTCAATCTGGTTTTTGATCTTCTCAACTGGTGAGAGGATTTTTGACTGA